Proteins from one Arthrobacter sp. DNA4 genomic window:
- a CDS encoding glycine zipper 2TM domain-containing protein, with protein sequence MSRTPHRNGRGLFLGAVLGAVVGYFTGRALGNPAWGIILGTLAGAAILYRVNPGSRGRR encoded by the coding sequence GTGAGCCGCACACCGCACCGGAATGGACGGGGACTTTTCCTCGGGGCGGTGCTGGGCGCCGTCGTGGGTTATTTCACCGGCCGCGCCCTGGGAAACCCTGCCTGGGGCATCATCCTGGGGACGCTGGCAGGCGCGGCGATCCTGTACCGGGTGAATCCGGGGTCCCGCGGCCGCCGCTGA
- a CDS encoding multidrug effflux MFS transporter: protein MTNPPNPGDLLTRRRKLLYILLLGALTALGPFTIDLYLPAFPALEASLGVTEAQVQLTLDGTTVGFAFGQLVVGPFSDKFGRRTPLILATALHIAASLGAALSTDITTLGIFRVLMGVGAAGGGVVAMAMVRDLFSGYAMVRMFSRMSLVNGLAPILAPVIGSQLLLVMPWPGIFVFLAAYGTLVIVAALLLVRETLPPEKRGRSGMTARQRYRALFTDRIFVGLLMVAGFNFGGLFTYLSASPFLFQDVFGFSAQQYGLLFGINSLGIVVSVQTSSRLIRIVPPQWILAGATAWMFLMAVLIVVFDRAGLGLWGVMVPLWFYIMGAGFMFPCVQVLALAGHAAQAGTAASLLGAATFLMAGLISPVVGWLGITSAAPMGAVQAACILLAITALWLVVRPRTVPSIH, encoded by the coding sequence GTGACCAATCCCCCCAATCCGGGCGACCTGCTGACCCGCCGCCGGAAGCTTCTGTACATCCTCCTTCTGGGTGCCTTGACGGCCCTCGGTCCGTTCACCATCGACCTTTACCTGCCCGCCTTTCCGGCGCTGGAGGCAAGCCTGGGGGTGACCGAGGCGCAGGTCCAGCTCACCCTGGACGGCACCACGGTCGGTTTCGCGTTCGGTCAACTGGTGGTGGGTCCGTTCAGCGACAAGTTCGGCCGCCGGACTCCGCTGATCCTGGCAACTGCCCTGCACATCGCAGCATCCCTGGGCGCGGCCTTGTCCACGGACATCACCACGCTGGGGATCTTCCGCGTCCTGATGGGCGTGGGCGCCGCCGGCGGCGGCGTAGTGGCCATGGCCATGGTGCGGGACCTGTTTTCCGGCTACGCCATGGTGCGGATGTTCTCCCGGATGTCACTGGTCAACGGGCTTGCGCCCATCCTTGCCCCCGTGATCGGTTCACAGCTGCTCCTGGTCATGCCGTGGCCCGGCATCTTCGTGTTCCTGGCTGCCTACGGGACTTTGGTCATCGTGGCCGCCCTGCTCCTGGTCCGCGAGACGCTTCCGCCGGAAAAGCGGGGCCGGAGCGGCATGACCGCCCGGCAACGCTACCGGGCGCTGTTTACCGACCGGATCTTCGTGGGGCTGCTGATGGTGGCGGGCTTCAATTTCGGCGGCCTCTTTACCTACCTGTCGGCCTCGCCGTTCCTCTTCCAGGATGTGTTCGGGTTCTCCGCCCAGCAGTACGGGCTGCTCTTTGGCATCAACTCCCTGGGCATCGTGGTAAGCGTGCAGACCAGTTCCCGGCTTATCAGGATTGTGCCTCCGCAGTGGATCCTGGCGGGCGCCACGGCCTGGATGTTCCTGATGGCGGTGCTGATCGTGGTCTTCGACCGGGCGGGCCTGGGGCTGTGGGGCGTGATGGTCCCGCTGTGGTTCTACATCATGGGCGCCGGCTTCATGTTCCCCTGCGTCCAGGTGCTGGCCCTGGCCGGGCACGCGGCCCAGGCGGGAACGGCAGCCTCCCTGCTGGGCGCGGCCACATTCCTCATGGCCGGGCTCATCTCCCCCGTGGTGGGCTGGCTCGGCATCACCAGCGCCGCTCCCATGGGAGCAGTGCAGGCGGCCTGCATCCTGCTGGCGATCACAGCACTGTGGCTGGTGGTGCGGCCCCGCACGGTACCCTCGATCCACTGA
- a CDS encoding phage holin family protein produces the protein MSGRHSGRTSPGLRITALPGTARLLFRLAPRQLNDEIAFAKIELKRKGVQVGVAAAFFAVALLFLALLVVGLIVAAIMGLATIMPAWLAALLVSAAFLLIALVGGLVGLARFKKAMPLMPEETIRGIRHDIGVAREGSAFNPAVLDPESPEAKAAKAAKAEAAAKAKAEKEAKAARHDQEFPHASEPELVRRLSQRRHHLTEVRDELGTELDVKTQARYVLAAAQVKAREGQVLAQRGLDEAGQRFAALSASADLPRRWKPLTALVAAGTVLVVLLRRLLRAN, from the coding sequence ATGAGCGGACGTCACAGCGGGCGTACCAGCCCGGGATTGCGTATCACTGCGCTGCCCGGGACGGCAAGACTCCTTTTCCGGTTGGCCCCCCGCCAGCTCAACGACGAGATCGCCTTCGCCAAGATTGAACTCAAGCGCAAGGGCGTCCAGGTGGGGGTGGCGGCGGCCTTCTTCGCCGTGGCGCTTCTGTTCCTGGCGCTGCTGGTGGTCGGCCTGATCGTCGCTGCCATCATGGGGCTGGCCACCATCATGCCCGCGTGGCTGGCAGCCCTCCTGGTTTCCGCCGCTTTCCTGCTGATAGCCCTCGTCGGGGGCCTGGTGGGCCTCGCCCGGTTCAAGAAGGCCATGCCGCTGATGCCGGAGGAAACCATCCGTGGCATCAGGCACGATATCGGGGTCGCCCGCGAAGGTTCCGCCTTCAACCCGGCCGTCCTGGATCCTGAGAGCCCGGAAGCCAAGGCTGCGAAGGCCGCCAAGGCCGAGGCAGCCGCCAAGGCAAAAGCCGAGAAGGAAGCCAAGGCCGCCCGGCACGACCAGGAGTTCCCGCACGCATCCGAACCCGAGCTGGTGCGCCGCCTGAGCCAGCGCCGCCACCACCTCACCGAGGTCCGCGACGAGCTCGGCACGGAACTGGACGTCAAGACCCAGGCACGCTATGTGCTGGCCGCCGCCCAGGTCAAGGCGCGCGAAGGCCAGGTACTGGCCCAGCGCGGCCTGGACGAGGCGGGGCAGCGGTTTGCGGCCCTGTCCGCCTCCGCTGACCTGCCCAGGCGCTGGAAGCCGCTGACGGCCCTTGTCGCCGCCGGTACGGTCCTGGTGGTCCTCCTGCGCAGGCTCCTGCGCGCCAACTAG
- a CDS encoding CDP-alcohol phosphatidyltransferase family protein: MKFIGAGARPGRPQVDHDRVVTIPNLLTVVRFMGVPLFIWLVLAQKEYGAGVIVLAVMAGTDWIDGYIARRFDQASKLGRVLDPIADRLALLAVAFTLVIAGVVHWLYLAALVVPDAVLLVLTLSLFRGHPDLPVSVVGKVRTGLLLLGTPLLVLSRMDTGFSGQLFAAAWVVLGLGLVGHWIAAYNYFRAMLRKGRALKQHDGGNG, from the coding sequence GTGAAGTTCATAGGTGCAGGCGCCCGCCCCGGCCGTCCCCAGGTGGACCATGACCGCGTGGTCACTATTCCCAATCTGCTCACCGTGGTGCGGTTCATGGGTGTTCCGCTCTTCATCTGGCTGGTCCTGGCCCAAAAGGAGTACGGGGCAGGCGTGATCGTCTTGGCTGTCATGGCAGGGACGGACTGGATTGACGGCTACATCGCCCGCCGCTTCGACCAAGCCTCCAAGCTGGGCAGGGTCCTTGACCCCATCGCCGACCGCCTTGCCCTACTGGCGGTGGCCTTCACCCTGGTGATTGCCGGCGTCGTGCATTGGCTGTACCTGGCCGCGCTGGTGGTGCCCGATGCCGTCCTGCTGGTACTGACTCTCTCCCTCTTCCGCGGCCACCCGGACCTCCCGGTCAGCGTGGTGGGGAAGGTGCGGACCGGGCTGCTGCTTTTGGGCACGCCGCTGCTGGTCCTGTCGCGGATGGACACCGGGTTTTCCGGCCAGCTCTTCGCCGCCGCCTGGGTGGTGCTGGGCCTGGGCCTGGTGGGTCACTGGATTGCCGCGTACAACTATTTCCGGGCCATGCTGCGCAAGGGCCGGGCATTGAAACAGCACGACGGCGGGAACGGCTGA
- a CDS encoding DMT family transporter: protein MVWFAVGLAVLGAFCLALGAQRQGSAVKADTGGLALSSNGFLRLLRNPRWMLGLLLLCTGMAMNAVALVSAPLTVIQPIGAIALVITTVVNARDQDLTINRATAVSIAACVTGSALFVLLAVNVTQENHHVSPEDELTIVLLLALAVGLFGTLAVTFKHRMNAFIYILGAGILFGFVAVLTRIIGKHLLDPNGLFLLNVQWYSVVAIVAAGGLGSWFVQSAYSTGPPDLVIAGLTVVDPMVGIAIGIIILGELRPDVHAVMAIAMGTAAALAIVGVIALSRHHPEVTKRKKDARKAAGRPSH, encoded by the coding sequence ATGGTGTGGTTTGCCGTCGGCCTGGCGGTGCTTGGCGCCTTCTGCCTTGCGTTGGGCGCGCAGCGCCAGGGCAGCGCCGTCAAAGCCGATACCGGTGGCCTGGCCCTGAGCTCCAATGGCTTCCTGCGCCTCCTGCGCAATCCCCGGTGGATGCTTGGACTCCTGCTGCTGTGCACCGGCATGGCGATGAATGCCGTCGCCCTGGTCTCCGCACCGCTCACGGTCATCCAGCCCATCGGCGCCATTGCCCTGGTGATCACCACAGTGGTCAATGCCCGGGACCAGGACCTGACCATCAACCGCGCCACGGCGGTGTCGATTGCCGCGTGTGTCACCGGATCCGCGCTCTTCGTCCTCCTGGCGGTCAACGTCACCCAGGAGAACCACCATGTCAGCCCGGAGGATGAGCTCACCATCGTCCTGCTGCTGGCCCTGGCGGTGGGACTGTTCGGCACGCTGGCGGTGACGTTCAAGCACCGGATGAACGCGTTCATCTACATCCTCGGCGCCGGCATTCTGTTCGGCTTTGTGGCAGTCCTCACCCGGATCATCGGCAAGCACCTCCTGGATCCGAATGGCCTGTTCCTGCTGAATGTCCAGTGGTATTCGGTGGTGGCCATTGTCGCGGCCGGCGGCCTGGGGTCCTGGTTCGTGCAGAGTGCCTACTCCACCGGTCCGCCTGACCTGGTGATCGCCGGACTCACGGTGGTCGACCCCATGGTGGGCATCGCCATCGGCATCATCATCCTGGGCGAACTGCGCCCCGACGTCCATGCCGTCATGGCCATTGCGATGGGAACGGCTGCCGCCCTTGCTATCGTTGGGGTTATCGCCCTTTCCCGGCACCACCCGGAGGTCACCAAGCGCAAGAAGGACGCGCGGAAGGCCGCCGGCAGGCCGTCCCACTAG
- a CDS encoding glycosyltransferase → MTTPADQRPLTILIAADTYPPDVNGAAQFGYRLAKGMTARGHNVHVLASRDSKGKSFTEFREEATVHRLRSHKAFTHETFRLCFPWEIKKEISLLFDRVKPDVVHIQSHYMIGEHVLYEAVKRGVRIIATNHFMPENLNPFLPFPQWFKDIIGRVSWKDMGKVMSQADVVTTPTPLAARAMHEHAFLRKVLPLSNGIDSAAYELQPGEHIEPHAHPTVLFAGRLAEEKHVDVLIEAIGKTPPELNVHLEIVGGGEVRSALEDLVRRLGLTSRVKFLGLASDEELRTAYIRADLFCMPGTAELQSLVTLEAMSASTPVVLADAMALPHLVRDGGNGYLFTPNDSDDLAKKITQVLELPKDEQQAMGRASRQMVEPHSIQGTLQTFEDLYRGASYDDKVV, encoded by the coding sequence ATGACCACGCCCGCCGACCAGCGCCCCCTGACCATCCTCATCGCCGCAGACACCTACCCCCCGGACGTCAACGGTGCGGCCCAGTTTGGCTACCGGCTGGCCAAGGGAATGACTGCCCGGGGCCACAACGTCCATGTCCTGGCGTCCCGTGACAGCAAGGGAAAGAGCTTCACCGAGTTCCGCGAGGAAGCAACCGTGCACCGGCTCCGCTCGCACAAGGCATTCACGCATGAGACCTTCCGCCTCTGCTTCCCCTGGGAAATCAAGAAGGAAATCAGCCTCCTCTTCGACCGGGTCAAGCCCGACGTCGTGCACATCCAGAGCCACTACATGATCGGCGAGCACGTGCTCTATGAGGCCGTGAAACGCGGCGTCCGCATCATTGCCACCAACCACTTCATGCCCGAGAACCTCAACCCCTTCCTGCCGTTCCCGCAGTGGTTCAAGGACATTATTGGGCGGGTCTCCTGGAAGGACATGGGCAAGGTCATGAGCCAGGCGGACGTGGTGACAACGCCCACGCCGCTTGCCGCCCGGGCCATGCACGAGCACGCGTTCCTCCGCAAAGTCCTGCCCCTGTCCAACGGCATCGACTCCGCCGCCTACGAACTGCAGCCCGGTGAACACATCGAGCCGCACGCCCACCCCACCGTCCTGTTCGCCGGCCGCCTCGCCGAGGAAAAGCACGTGGACGTGCTGATCGAGGCCATCGGCAAAACGCCGCCGGAGCTGAACGTACACCTGGAGATCGTGGGCGGCGGCGAAGTGCGCTCCGCCCTGGAGGACCTGGTGAGGCGGCTCGGCCTCACCAGCCGGGTCAAGTTCCTGGGCCTTGCCAGCGACGAGGAACTGCGGACCGCCTACATCCGTGCCGACCTTTTCTGCATGCCCGGAACGGCGGAACTGCAGTCCCTGGTGACACTGGAAGCGATGTCCGCCTCCACCCCCGTGGTCCTGGCGGACGCCATGGCGCTGCCGCACCTGGTTCGCGACGGCGGGAACGGGTACCTCTTCACCCCCAACGACAGTGACGACCTCGCCAAGAAGATCACGCAGGTGCTGGAACTGCCCAAGGACGAACAGCAGGCCATGGGCCGCGCCAGCCGGCAGATGGTGGAGCCCCACAGCATCCAGGGGACGCTGCAGACCTTCGAGGACCTGTACCGCGGCGCCTCCTACGATGACAAAGTGGTCTGA
- a CDS encoding acyl-CoA dehydrogenase family protein encodes MATSAADFPELPYADGDFFAFEQLLSGKEQDRLAEVRDFLAREVKPIAVDCWNRGEFPMDLVPKLAGLDLVSPVRRQGYSNLFAGMLHAEATRADASIATFLGVHDGLFTGSIELLASQEQQDEWLPDIYALKKIGAFGLTEPLGGSDVAGGTRTTARRDGDNWILNGAKRWIGNATFSDWVVVYARDVADNQVKGFMVDTTLAGYSATKIENKISLRTVQNADIVLTDVVVPDHFKLANANSFRDVNKVLKVTRLSVAWQAVGLQMAAFDVARRYAVERQQFGRPLASFQLIQDQLVRILGNTVSSMGMMVRLSQLEDAGEAKDEQSALAKAFATDRMRESVALGRSILGGNGIVTDYGMAKIFADAEAIYSYEGTAEINTLVTGRAITGISAIV; translated from the coding sequence ATGGCCACCTCCGCAGCCGATTTCCCAGAGCTTCCCTACGCCGACGGCGACTTCTTCGCCTTCGAGCAGCTTCTCTCCGGCAAGGAGCAAGACCGGCTGGCCGAAGTCCGCGACTTCCTGGCGCGTGAGGTCAAGCCAATTGCCGTGGACTGCTGGAACCGCGGAGAGTTCCCCATGGACCTGGTGCCCAAGCTTGCCGGGCTGGACCTGGTCAGCCCGGTGCGGCGGCAGGGGTATTCCAACCTCTTCGCCGGCATGCTACACGCCGAAGCCACCCGAGCGGACGCCTCCATCGCCACCTTCCTAGGCGTGCACGACGGGCTGTTCACCGGCTCCATTGAGTTGCTGGCATCCCAAGAGCAGCAGGATGAATGGCTTCCCGATATCTACGCGCTGAAGAAGATCGGGGCCTTCGGCCTGACCGAGCCGCTGGGCGGCAGCGACGTGGCCGGCGGAACTCGCACCACGGCGCGCAGGGACGGGGACAACTGGATCCTCAACGGCGCGAAGCGCTGGATCGGCAATGCCACATTCTCCGACTGGGTGGTGGTGTATGCACGCGACGTGGCGGACAACCAGGTCAAGGGCTTCATGGTGGACACCACGCTGGCCGGATACAGCGCAACAAAGATCGAGAACAAGATCTCCCTGCGGACAGTCCAGAACGCCGACATCGTCCTGACGGACGTCGTGGTACCGGACCACTTCAAGCTCGCCAACGCCAACAGCTTCCGCGACGTCAACAAGGTGCTCAAAGTCACCCGCCTGTCAGTTGCCTGGCAGGCCGTGGGCCTCCAGATGGCCGCCTTCGATGTTGCCCGCCGCTATGCCGTGGAGCGCCAGCAGTTCGGCCGCCCTCTGGCCTCCTTCCAGCTCATCCAGGACCAGCTGGTCCGGATCCTGGGCAACACGGTCAGCTCCATGGGCATGATGGTCCGGCTCTCCCAGCTGGAGGACGCCGGGGAGGCGAAGGACGAACAATCTGCACTCGCCAAGGCCTTCGCCACCGACCGCATGAGGGAGAGTGTGGCGCTGGGCCGCAGCATCCTGGGCGGCAACGGCATCGTGACCGACTACGGGATGGCCAAAATCTTCGCCGACGCGGAGGCCATCTACTCCTACGAGGGCACGGCGGAAATCAACACCCTGGTGACAGGGCGGGCCATCACCGGTATCTCGGCCATCGTCTAG
- a CDS encoding M23 family metallopeptidase: MKTSVLLAAFLLLPASIATPGAGLPNSAALSYSAAIPNSAALSYSAAGFGPPAAASQQGSTTTAARAGAAPSWQWPLAPRPRVLRPFDPPPKPWLSGHRGVDLEFTAGTQVLSPAAGTVSFAGVVVDRPVITIDHGGGLRSSFEPVESTLAVGATVARGEVIGTVLPGHCPAAQCLHWGVREGEDYVNPLQFVLDLRPSILLPLSGGP, translated from the coding sequence ATGAAGACATCAGTCCTGCTGGCCGCCTTCCTGCTGCTGCCGGCGTCGATTGCCACCCCGGGCGCCGGCCTTCCGAACAGCGCAGCCCTCTCCTACAGCGCAGCCATTCCGAACAGCGCAGCCCTCTCCTACAGCGCCGCCGGCTTCGGCCCTCCGGCGGCCGCCAGCCAGCAGGGAAGTACGACGACGGCCGCCCGGGCGGGTGCCGCCCCTTCCTGGCAGTGGCCCCTGGCACCGCGGCCGCGGGTGCTGCGCCCTTTCGATCCACCGCCCAAGCCATGGCTGAGCGGACACCGGGGCGTCGACCTTGAATTCACTGCAGGCACGCAGGTCCTGTCACCCGCGGCCGGAACGGTGAGTTTCGCGGGCGTGGTGGTGGACCGTCCCGTCATCACCATCGACCATGGCGGCGGCCTGCGCAGCAGTTTCGAGCCAGTGGAAAGCACGTTGGCCGTGGGCGCCACCGTAGCCCGGGGTGAGGTCATCGGCACCGTGCTGCCGGGGCACTGCCCGGCGGCGCAGTGCCTGCACTGGGGCGTGCGGGAAGGAGAGGACTACGTCAATCCCCTGCAGTTCGTCCTGGACCTCCGCCCGTCCATCCTGCTGCCGCTGTCCGGTGGCCCATAG
- the rpsB gene encoding 30S ribosomal protein S2, whose amino-acid sequence MPVVTMRQLLDSGVHFGHQTRRWNPKMKRFIFTERNGIYIIDLQQSLSYIDRAYEFVKATVAHGGTVLFVGTKKQAQEAIAEQATRVGQPYVNQRWLGGMLTNFQTVAKRIQRMKELEEIDFDDVAGSAYTKKELLLLKRELTKLESNLGGIRNLTKAPSLLWVVDTKKEHLAVDEAKKLNIPVVAILDTNCDPDEVDFPIPGNDDAIRSVNLLTRVVADAVAEGLIARNNRGTGATEAPEEPLAEWERELLEGSKAEAAAAPAENAEAPAAEEAPAAAEAPAEDAK is encoded by the coding sequence ATGCCCGTCGTAACCATGCGCCAGCTGCTTGACAGCGGCGTCCACTTTGGACACCAGACCCGCCGTTGGAACCCGAAGATGAAGCGCTTCATCTTCACCGAGCGCAACGGCATCTACATCATCGACCTGCAGCAGTCGCTGTCCTACATCGACCGCGCCTACGAGTTCGTCAAGGCCACTGTTGCCCACGGCGGCACCGTGCTCTTCGTCGGCACCAAGAAGCAGGCCCAGGAAGCAATTGCCGAGCAGGCAACCCGCGTGGGCCAGCCCTACGTCAACCAGCGTTGGCTCGGCGGTATGCTGACCAACTTCCAGACGGTTGCCAAGCGTATCCAGCGCATGAAGGAACTCGAAGAGATCGACTTCGACGACGTCGCCGGTTCCGCTTACACCAAGAAGGAACTCCTGCTCCTCAAGCGTGAGCTCACCAAGCTGGAGTCCAACCTGGGCGGTATCCGCAACCTGACCAAGGCTCCGTCCCTGCTGTGGGTTGTTGACACCAAGAAGGAACACCTCGCCGTTGACGAGGCCAAGAAGCTGAACATCCCGGTTGTGGCCATCCTGGACACCAACTGCGACCCGGACGAAGTCGACTTCCCGATCCCGGGCAACGACGACGCCATCCGCTCCGTGAACCTCCTGACCCGCGTTGTTGCCGACGCTGTTGCCGAGGGCCTGATCGCCCGCAACAACCGCGGCACGGGCGCCACCGAAGCTCCGGAAGAGCCGCTGGCCGAGTGGGAGCGCGAGCTCCTCGAAGGCAGCAAGGCAGAAGCTGCTGCCGCTCCGGCTGAGAACGCTGAAGCTCCGGCCGCCGAGGAAGCTCCGGCAGCTGCCGAGGCTCCCGCCGAAGACGCCAAGTAA
- the tsf gene encoding translation elongation factor Ts, translated as MANYTAADIKALRERTGAGMMDVKKALDEANGDAEKAIEIIRIKGLKGATKREGRSTAEGLVAAKVSNGVGVMIEVNCETDFVAKADKFIQLADKVLAVAVESGAADLETLLATDVDGKPLSEVVVEEGAILGEKVVVRRISRVEGATVDAYLHKTSKDLPAQVGVLFAVDGEGEAATAAAHDVAVHIAAMAPNYLTREDVPAELVESERRIAEETAKAEGKPEAALTKIVEGRVTGFYKGEVLVDQAFAKDAKKSVAQVLEEAGVKGTAFTRFRVGS; from the coding sequence ATGGCGAACTACACTGCCGCGGACATCAAGGCCCTGCGTGAGCGCACCGGCGCCGGCATGATGGACGTCAAGAAGGCTCTTGACGAAGCCAACGGTGACGCCGAGAAGGCCATCGAGATCATCCGCATCAAGGGCCTCAAGGGCGCTACCAAGCGCGAAGGCCGCTCCACCGCTGAAGGCCTCGTGGCCGCCAAGGTCAGCAACGGGGTCGGCGTCATGATCGAGGTCAACTGCGAGACCGACTTCGTCGCCAAGGCTGACAAGTTCATCCAGCTGGCCGACAAGGTCCTGGCCGTGGCCGTCGAGTCCGGCGCTGCCGACCTCGAGACCCTGCTGGCCACCGACGTTGACGGCAAGCCGCTCTCCGAGGTTGTCGTCGAAGAAGGCGCCATCCTGGGCGAGAAGGTTGTTGTCCGCCGCATCTCCCGCGTTGAGGGTGCAACGGTTGACGCTTACCTGCACAAGACCTCCAAGGACCTCCCGGCCCAGGTCGGCGTTCTGTTCGCTGTCGACGGTGAAGGCGAAGCCGCCACCGCCGCTGCCCACGACGTTGCCGTGCACATCGCCGCCATGGCCCCGAACTACCTCACCCGTGAGGACGTTCCGGCCGAGCTCGTCGAGTCCGAGCGCCGCATCGCCGAAGAGACCGCCAAGGCCGAGGGCAAGCCGGAAGCTGCCCTCACCAAGATTGTGGAAGGCCGCGTGACGGGCTTCTACAAGGGCGAGGTCCTGGTTGACCAGGCATTCGCCAAGGACGCCAAGAAGTCCGTGGCACAGGTCCTCGAAGAGGCCGGTGTCAAGGGAACCGCTTTCACGCGTTTCCGCGTCGGCTCCTAG